ATCTTCTCGAAGACGGCAAGTCCGTCGGCAGTTTCGGGATAAAATCCGCCCATAATTATTACCACGATATTACCGAGATATTTCAGGTTATCGAGACTTATGCCGAGCTTTAAAGAATATCTGATAAGTCTTCTTAAAATTCTCCTGAATACATAGCCTCTGCCTTCGTTGGAGGGAAATACGGATTCTGCGGATAAAAAAACCGACGTCCGTATATGGTCGCTGATAACCCTTGCGGCGGTATCGTACGCTTCGTCTCCGCCGTCGTATCGTTTTCCGGTAACGGCGTCTATCTCTTTTATATAAGGAGTAAAAACATCGGTATCGTAGTTTGATTTTACGTTCTGCAAAATTCGCAGTATGCGCTCAAGCCCCATTCCCGTATCAATAGAGGGACGCGGCAATTTTGAAAGGTCTCCTTTTTTATCTCTGTTAAATTCCATAAAAACGAGATTCCAAATTTCTAAATATCTGCCGCAATCGCAATTAATATCGCAGTCCGTATGCCCCGCTTCCGAATAACCGGTATCGTAAAATATTTCGCTTGAATAGCCGCAAGGACCGGTTTCTCCCATCTGCCAAAAATTAGTTTCGTCGCCGAGCCTGTATATTTTGTTTTCATCGAAACCTACGGTATTTTTCCAGATATTATAACCGTCTTCGTCTTTATCGTTTACTGTAACGTATATTTTGTCGAGGTCGAGTTCTATGACGTCTTTTATAAATTCGTAGGCAAACAAAACGGCATCTTTTTTAAAATAGTCTCCGAAAGAAAAATTTCCGAGCATTTCAAAAAAAGTGTGGTGGCGGGAAGTTTTGCCGACGTTTTCGAGGTCATTATGTTTGCCGCCTGCGCGCATACATTTTTGAACGGTTACGGCTCGCGGCATAGGCGCCTGCTGAACTACGCCGGTAAAATAGTCCTTAAACTGGACCATTCCGGCATTAGTAAACATGATAGAGTCGTCGCCGGCGGGAATTAAAGAAGAACTCGGCAATTGCACGTGTCCTTTTCCCGTAAAAAATTTAATGAATATTTCCCTAAGTTCGTTTGATTTCATATTCCATTTTGCGGCAGGGACAGAATTGAATTTTCGTCCCTATTTTTTATTTTATAGCAGCGCCGGAATTGAATTCAGGTGCTGTTGTTATAACATCTTCTATTATTTTAGAGGAAAATCCTCTGCTCTGCAAAAAATCGTAAAGTTTCTTTTTATATATCAGTTCGTTTTCCCTGTATTTTATCAGGGAAACTTTCTTTTTGTCCACCGCTTTAAGCATAACGGAACGTTCTTCGTCTTCCGTGTAAAACGTTTCGATTAGCTTGTCTATAATATTTTTGTTTATTCCTTTTTTATAAAGTTCATAGCTTAATTTTATTCTGCCGATAAGTCTTTTTTTTCCGCTTTCTATAAGTCTTTCCGCAAATTCTTCATCGTTTAAGTATCCGTATTCTTTTAATTTCTTTAACGCTTTGCCGGTATCTTCCGTAGAAAAGCCTTTTTTGATTAATTTTTCGGCAAGCCGTTTTTCGGAATAAGACCTCGCGGACACGAGCTTTAAAGAGTAATTCTGCGCCGATAAAGGCGTTTTAGACTTTCTTTTAGAAATATTTTCCTGCGATATTTTCAAAGAGATTACTCCGATAATACATTATGTAGCGCTATACTTCTATATTTTGCGCATAAACATACATGCGGTTACGTTGTCCAGTAAGAACCCGAACCGCCTGAAGCCGCCGTATTTCCAGTTACGGACGGACTTGCTCCGGCGGTGACTGAAGTTTTGCCGCTTTCAACGGAGTCTGCTTTTACCCCTGCGCTTATATCGTCGTCGGAAGCGTTTACTCCGGATATTAACAGTGCAAGGTCGTTCGGCGAGGTGGATTCCGCAAGAGCATCTTCGTATGTTATCAAGCCCTGTTTATAAAAATTGTAGAGGGACTGGTCGAAAGTCTGCATCTCGTACTGTATGTTTCCGCTTCTTATGAAGTCTCTTATACTCGCGGTTTTATCTTCGTTTGATATGCATTCTTTTATCGTTTCCGTTCCTATCATTATCTCTACGGACGGAAGACGTCCTTTTTTGTCCGCTCTTGCTATAAGCCTCTGCGATATTACTGCGGAAATAACGGAAGCAAGCTGTATTCTTATCTGTTTTTGCTGATAAGGAGGAAAAACCGCTATAATTCTGTTAATGGTTTCCTGCGCATCCAGCGTATGAAGGGTGCTCATTACGAGATGTCCGGTTTCAGCCGCAGTTATTGCCGTTTCTATCGTTTCTAAGTCTCTCATTTCGCCTACTAAAATAACGTCGGGATCCTGCCTTAAGGCTTCCCTTAATCCGTGCGAAAAAGAATAAACGTCCATGCCGAGTTCCCGCTGGTTGACTAATGCTTTTATATCTTTATGCAGATATTCGATAGGGTCCTCGATGGTTATTATGTTTACCGGTTTATTCCTGTTTATAAAATCTATCATGGAAGCGAGAGTCGTGGACTTTCCGCTGCCGGTTATGCCCGTAACCAGTATTAATCCTCTTTCTTTAAGTGATATAGATTTTATAATTTTAGGCAGGTTAAGCGATTCAAAAATTGGAATATCGAAAGGGATATAGCGCATTGCTATGCTTAAAGAATTCCGCTGGGAATAAATATTGACCCTGAATCTTCCGACGCCGTGCAGGCTGTATGCAAGATCGACGTCCCTGTTTTCCTGAAAAACTTTAAGCTGATGCTTATCCATCATGCTTACGGCTATTTTTTCTATAACTTCTTTGGACATAACGCCGAAATTTTCCTGTTTGTAAATATCCCCGTCTATTCTAAAAATAGGATAAGAATTTACTTTAAGGTGAATATCCGACGCTTTCTTGCCGACCGCCGTCATTAAAATAGTTCCTAAAAGCGACGGCTGTCCTCCCTGCTTAACCTGTTGACCGTCCTGTGCGGCATTAGACTGTAAAACCGTTTCGTCCATTTTTTATTTAAGATTAAATTTTTCTAAAATTTTAGAATGTATTTCGTCTCGCAGGGCGGGGTTGTTTTTGAGCGTTTCTTTTGCGGCTTCCCTTCCCTGTCCAAGCCTTTCTTTGCCGTAGCTAAACCATGTTCCCGATTTTTCTATTATGCCGCTTTCCGAACCTATGTCGACTATGTCCCCTTCTAAAGATATTCCGCTGTCGTAGACTATGTCGAACTCCGCCTCTTTAAACGGAGGAGCTACTTTATTTTTTACTATCCTCGCTTTAGTTCTTGAGCCCACTACTTCGTCGCCTTTTTTTATAGAGCCGGTTCTTCTTATATCTATACGGACGGATGCATAAAACTTAAGAGCGTTGCCGCCGGTAGTGGTTTCGGGAGAACCAAACATAACGCCTATCTTCATCCTTATCTGGTTAATAAATATAACCGACGTATTTGACCTTGCTATAGCGGACGTAAGTTTTCTCAAGGCCTGCGACATAAGCCTTGCCTGCAGTCCCATATGGGAGTCCCCCATTTCGCCTTCTATTTCGGCTTTAGGTACCAATGCGGCGACGGAGTCTATTACCAAAACGTCGATAGAACCTGACCTTACCAAAGAATCCGCTATTTCCAACGCCTCTTCGCCGGTTCCGGGCTGAGAAACGACGAGTTCGTCCACGTTGACGCCTATTTTCTTTGCGTACTGCAAGTCTAAGGCGTGCTCCGCATCGATAAAAGCGGCTATGCCTCCCCGTTTTTGAGCCTGCGCGACTATTTGCAGCGTAAGCGTCGT
The nucleotide sequence above comes from Candidatus Acidulodesulfobacterium acidiphilum. Encoded proteins:
- a CDS encoding type IV pilus twitching motility protein PilT, which translates into the protein MDETVLQSNAAQDGQQVKQGGQPSLLGTILMTAVGKKASDIHLKVNSYPIFRIDGDIYKQENFGVMSKEVIEKIAVSMMDKHQLKVFQENRDVDLAYSLHGVGRFRVNIYSQRNSLSIAMRYIPFDIPIFESLNLPKIIKSISLKERGLILVTGITGSGKSTTLASMIDFINRNKPVNIITIEDPIEYLHKDIKALVNQRELGMDVYSFSHGLREALRQDPDVILVGEMRDLETIETAITAAETGHLVMSTLHTLDAQETINRIIAVFPPYQQKQIRIQLASVISAVISQRLIARADKKGRLPSVEIMIGTETIKECISNEDKTASIRDFIRSGNIQYEMQTFDQSLYNFYKQGLITYEDALAESTSPNDLALLISGVNASDDDISAGVKADSVESGKTSVTAGASPSVTGNTAASGGSGSYWTT
- a CDS encoding regulatory protein RecX, producing the protein MIGVISLKISQENISKRKSKTPLSAQNYSLKLVSARSYSEKRLAEKLIKKGFSTEDTGKALKKLKEYGYLNDEEFAERLIESGKKRLIGRIKLSYELYKKGINKNIIDKLIETFYTEDEERSVMLKAVDKKKVSLIKYRENELIYKKKLYDFLQSRGFSSKIIEDVITTAPEFNSGAAIK
- the recA gene encoding recombinase RecA, encoding MAVKSVETKENVKESAKDAAIHEQKMKALDLAMAQIEKQFGAGAVMVLGGKPPAENIQSIPTGSLSLDIALGIGGIPKGRVIEIFGPESSGKTTLTLQIVAQAQKRGGIAAFIDAEHALDLQYAKKIGVNVDELVVSQPGTGEEALEIADSLVRSGSIDVLVIDSVAALVPKAEIEGEMGDSHMGLQARLMSQALRKLTSAIARSNTSVIFINQIRMKIGVMFGSPETTTGGNALKFYASVRIDIRRTGSIKKGDEVVGSRTKARIVKNKVAPPFKEAEFDIVYDSGISLEGDIVDIGSESGIIEKSGTWFSYGKERLGQGREAAKETLKNNPALRDEIHSKILEKFNLK